A stretch of the Bordetella genomosp. 8 genome encodes the following:
- a CDS encoding citryl-CoA lyase, which produces MTGSSNGADRDKGTGPVTRLCAHHLTGMSYRDADLVEDLIGKTTFTEVLFMQITGRKARPVDLRIVDAVLVTLMEHGLTPSAIATRLIYMSAPENLQGAVAAGLMAVGSSFVGTMENCSRLLDRIKDAADPRAEALDIARAHRAEKRAMPGFGHHLHKPDDPRAIKLLDLADAEPELAGTSVRALRTLAAAVDEVAGRHITINATGAVAALLGELGIPTALMRGFAVISRAAGLVAHVAEEQESPSGRFIWDTIDHAIPYVGKGKSHQARE; this is translated from the coding sequence ATGACTGGTTCATCGAACGGCGCGGACCGCGACAAGGGCACCGGCCCCGTCACCCGGCTGTGCGCGCATCATCTCACCGGCATGTCCTATCGCGATGCCGACCTGGTCGAGGACCTGATCGGCAAGACCACATTCACCGAGGTGCTGTTCATGCAGATCACGGGACGCAAGGCGCGTCCGGTCGACCTGCGCATCGTCGATGCGGTGCTGGTGACCTTGATGGAGCATGGCCTGACCCCCAGCGCCATCGCCACCCGGCTGATCTATATGAGCGCGCCGGAAAACCTGCAGGGGGCGGTGGCGGCCGGCCTGATGGCCGTGGGCAGTTCCTTCGTCGGCACCATGGAGAACTGCTCGCGCCTGCTGGACCGCATCAAGGATGCCGCCGATCCGCGCGCCGAGGCGCTGGACATCGCGCGGGCCCATCGCGCGGAGAAGCGCGCCATGCCGGGCTTCGGCCATCATCTGCACAAGCCCGACGACCCGCGCGCGATCAAGCTGCTGGACCTGGCCGACGCGGAGCCGGAACTGGCGGGCACCTCGGTGCGCGCCCTGCGCACGCTGGCCGCCGCGGTGGACGAGGTGGCGGGACGCCACATCACCATCAACGCCACGGGCGCGGTGGCGGCCTTGCTGGGCGAACTGGGCATCCCCACCGCGCTGATGCGCGGTTTCGCCGTGATCTCGCGTGCCGCCGGCCTGGTGGCGCACGTGGCCGAGGAGCAGGAAAGCCCTTCCGGCCGGTTCATCTGGGACACCATCGACCATGCCATTCCCTATGTGGGCAAGGGCAAGAGCCATCAGGCGCGGGAGTGA
- a CDS encoding SDR family NAD(P)-dependent oxidoreductase, which translates to MTARLAGKVALVAGAGASGPGWSIGKASCVTLARQGARIIALDRDAAAAEDAAQEVAHAGGIALPLCADVGDEAAMRQAVASAMAEFGRIDILQANAGIGKVGGPGDISVEEWERIQRVNVTSLLIASSLVAPIMKAQGGGAIVTVSSVAGIRYTGYPHLAYSVTKAAVIHFARMLAQQYAADGIRANTVIPGLIDTPRVRHTVGRMFDPADAQAASRARDRQVPMGRMGSPWEVANAIAFLASDEASYITGTELVVDGGLVGKYA; encoded by the coding sequence ATGACGGCGCGCCTGGCGGGCAAGGTGGCGCTGGTGGCCGGCGCGGGGGCCAGCGGGCCGGGCTGGAGCATAGGCAAGGCCAGTTGCGTCACCCTGGCGCGGCAGGGCGCCCGCATCATCGCGCTGGACCGCGACGCGGCGGCGGCGGAGGATGCCGCGCAGGAAGTCGCGCATGCCGGCGGTATCGCCTTGCCTCTGTGTGCCGACGTCGGCGACGAAGCGGCGATGCGCCAGGCCGTGGCCAGCGCCATGGCGGAATTTGGCCGCATCGACATCCTGCAGGCCAATGCCGGCATAGGCAAGGTGGGCGGCCCGGGCGATATCAGCGTGGAGGAGTGGGAGCGCATCCAGCGCGTCAACGTGACCAGCCTGCTGATCGCCAGCAGCCTGGTGGCGCCCATCATGAAGGCGCAGGGGGGCGGCGCCATCGTCACCGTGTCTTCCGTCGCCGGCATACGCTACACCGGCTATCCGCACCTCGCGTACAGCGTGACCAAGGCCGCCGTCATCCATTTCGCCCGCATGCTGGCGCAGCAATACGCCGCCGACGGCATCCGCGCCAATACCGTCATTCCCGGCCTGATCGACACGCCGCGCGTGCGTCACACGGTGGGCCGCATGTTCGACCCGGCCGATGCCCAGGCCGCCAGCCGCGCCCGCGATCGCCAGGTACCCATGGGCCGCATGGGCAGCCCGTGGGAAGTCGCCAACGCCATCGCTTTCCTGGCCTCGGACGAAGCCTCCTACATCACCGGTACGGAACTCGTAGTAGACGGCGGGTTGGTGGGCAAGTATGCCTAG
- a CDS encoding SDR family oxidoreductase, whose translation MAMKQAKETVRDVLVTGGSQGIGRAVVRRLLAEGARVINFDLRAPPETLPGETHVAVDLGDAAATRQAVAELAAVTPVLRLVNNAGIVRPAPLQDATPEDLAAVSALNLQAPLLLLQGLLPGMRAARFGRVVNIASRAALGKAERSVYAATKAGLLGMTRTWALEMGAYGVTVNAIGPGPIATELFTRVNPPGAPATQRIIDNIPVRRMGQPEDVAHAVASLLDDRAGFITGQVLYVCGGMTVGLGQAA comes from the coding sequence ATGGCGATGAAACAAGCCAAGGAAACGGTCCGCGACGTCCTGGTCACGGGCGGCAGCCAGGGAATAGGGCGCGCGGTGGTACGGCGTCTGTTGGCGGAAGGCGCGCGGGTGATCAATTTCGATCTGCGCGCGCCGCCGGAAACGCTGCCGGGCGAGACGCATGTGGCGGTCGACCTGGGCGATGCGGCGGCGACCCGCCAGGCCGTGGCGGAACTGGCGGCGGTGACGCCGGTGCTGCGCCTCGTGAATAACGCCGGCATCGTGCGGCCGGCGCCTTTGCAGGACGCCACGCCGGAAGACCTGGCGGCAGTCAGCGCCCTGAATCTGCAGGCGCCGCTGCTGTTGCTGCAGGGGCTGTTGCCGGGCATGCGGGCGGCGCGTTTCGGCCGGGTGGTGAATATCGCCAGCCGCGCCGCGCTGGGCAAGGCCGAACGTAGCGTCTACGCGGCGACCAAGGCGGGGCTGCTGGGAATGACGCGTACGTGGGCGCTGGAGATGGGCGCGTATGGCGTGACGGTCAATGCCATCGGTCCGGGACCGATCGCCACCGAGCTGTTCACGCGCGTCAATCCGCCGGGTGCGCCGGCCACGCAACGCATCATCGACAACATCCCGGTGCGGCGCATGGGGCAACCCGAGGATGTCGCGCATGCGGTGGCTTCGCTGCTGGACGACCGCGCCGGCTTCATCACGGGGCAGGTGCTCTATGTCTGCGGCGGCATGACGGTCGGCCTGGGGCAGGCGGCATGA